GCGCCCGGCCGAGCCGATCACGCGGCTGCACCGCAAGATCGACCAGGCTTTGGTACGGATCGGGCTGCCGCCCGAGGGCCGCGCCTATCTGCCGCACATCACGCTGGCGCGGATCGGTGGCGGCGCGGGACCGGTCGAGGGGTTTCTTGCCGAGCATGCGGCGCTGACGAGCGCGCCGTTCACGCTCGATCATGTCCTGCTGTTCGAAAGCACGCTTGGGAGCGACGGCCCGACCTACGAGACGATCGCGCGCTACCCGCTGAGCGGCGCATAGCCCGGTAAAACGCCAGCTTTCGTTTCGTTCATGAAACTGTTCGGGGCGGTGCGGCGTTATCGGGTTCGGTTTCAAGTGAAGTAGATGGAGTATCCCCATGCGTAGCATCATGATGGCGGTTGCCGCCGCGAGCCTGCTCGCCCCCGTCGCGGTGGTCATCCCCACCGACAAGGCCGAGGCATCGGCGCAGA
The genomic region above belongs to Sphingomonas qomolangmaensis and contains:
- the thpR gene encoding RNA 2',3'-cyclic phosphodiesterase, with protein sequence MHRLFVGLRPPLAVRERLLAAMDGVVGARWQDDDQLHVTLRFIGEVERPVAEDIAVALGSVHAAPLTLSIDGVGRFERRGRSNSLWAGVRPAEPITRLHRKIDQALVRIGLPPEGRAYLPHITLARIGGGAGPVEGFLAEHAALTSAPFTLDHVLLFESTLGSDGPTYETIARYPLSGA